In one Bdellovibrio sp. ArHS genomic region, the following are encoded:
- the nrdG gene encoding anaerobic ribonucleoside-triphosphate reductase activating protein encodes MNIYKYDIVFQEVPDHISLAFYVCGCPLRCPGCHSPELWTEKTGSPLTESLMEELLTEYKSQISCVLFLGGEWHPETLVAFLLQCKKQGLLTALYTGLDDVPNLIKQNLDFLKVGPWRPSLGGLDSPSTNQRFIDLRTQQTLNHLFQR; translated from the coding sequence ATGAACATCTATAAGTACGACATCGTCTTCCAAGAAGTCCCAGACCATATCTCACTTGCGTTCTATGTTTGCGGGTGTCCCTTGCGTTGCCCGGGTTGTCATTCTCCGGAACTGTGGACGGAAAAAACCGGCTCTCCGCTAACTGAATCCCTCATGGAAGAACTTCTGACAGAATATAAAAGTCAGATCTCCTGCGTCCTCTTTTTGGGAGGAGAATGGCATCCAGAAACCCTGGTCGCTTTCCTTTTGCAGTGCAAAAAACAAGGTCTACTTACAGCTCTTTACACGGGTCTTGATGACGTCCCGAACCTGATCAAACAGAACCTGGACTTCCTTAAGGTGGGTCCCTGGAGACCCTCTTTGGGGGGCTTGGACTCGCCGTCCACGAATCAAAGATTTATCGATTTAAGAACTCAACAAACACTCAATCATCTATTCCAACGCTAA
- a CDS encoding SCO family protein has product MKKLLLPFLFIGFLTGASFPEDSVYQLNSTFINDSGQKVNIADLQGQPVIISMAYTGCTYTCPLILSQMQNVEKELLKQGKTNVRFVLISFDFEKDTPAVIKKYHANKKLSEKWSLWTSDSDKSPREVANALGIKYKKMEGGDYDHSFIITALDENGRIKYQQTGTEGSAQEMIKAIKK; this is encoded by the coding sequence ATGAAAAAGCTATTGCTTCCTTTTTTATTTATCGGATTTTTAACTGGCGCCAGTTTTCCCGAGGATTCAGTGTATCAGTTGAATTCTACGTTTATTAATGACTCCGGTCAGAAGGTCAATATCGCGGATTTGCAAGGACAACCTGTGATCATCTCGATGGCGTACACTGGTTGCACTTACACCTGCCCGCTGATTTTGTCGCAAATGCAGAATGTGGAAAAGGAATTACTGAAGCAGGGTAAAACCAATGTCCGTTTCGTTCTGATCAGTTTCGACTTTGAAAAAGACACACCTGCCGTAATCAAAAAGTATCACGCAAATAAAAAGTTAAGTGAGAAGTGGTCATTGTGGACCTCAGACAGTGACAAGTCGCCTCGCGAAGTCGCCAACGCCCTCGGAATCAAATACAAAAAGATGGAAGGCGGAGATTACGACCATTCCTTTATTATCACGGCCCTGGATGAAAATGGTCGCATCAAATACCAGCAGACAGGCACAGAAGGAAGCGCGCAGGAGATGATAAAAGCCATAAAGAAATAG
- a CDS encoding Crp/Fnr family transcriptional regulator has protein sequence MTEPKIPNCPICSSQEEKVISELLTVMKKKKFIKNALIFEAGEDINGLFLITKGSVKISKLSPAGKEIVLQILSEGKTFGEGSILGQEKHSDTFVANENTEVLFLPKKEFQAIIQSNTSLYQAVVGSLIKWMNNLDVVIENINTPSAKDRVLIHLGRLQEQQKTPVIKLDGKKHDVALMLGLRPETFSRALAELEEEGRIKMNHKQIQLL, from the coding sequence ATGACTGAACCTAAAATTCCAAACTGCCCGATCTGTTCTTCACAGGAAGAAAAAGTCATCTCTGAACTTTTAACTGTTATGAAGAAGAAAAAGTTCATCAAGAACGCCTTGATCTTTGAAGCCGGGGAAGACATCAACGGTCTTTTTTTAATCACCAAGGGCTCGGTGAAAATATCCAAGCTTTCACCTGCCGGAAAAGAAATTGTTTTGCAAATTCTTAGCGAAGGTAAAACGTTCGGCGAAGGCAGTATTCTGGGACAAGAAAAACACAGTGACACTTTTGTGGCGAACGAAAATACCGAAGTTCTGTTTCTGCCAAAAAAAGAATTTCAAGCCATCATTCAATCCAACACCTCTCTTTATCAGGCCGTCGTGGGCTCTTTGATCAAATGGATGAACAATCTGGATGTGGTAATTGAAAACATCAACACACCTTCGGCTAAGGACCGCGTGCTTATCCATTTAGGACGCTTGCAGGAGCAGCAAAAAACACCCGTGATCAAACTAGATGGCAAAAAACATGATGTGGCCCTGATGCTTGGTCTTCGCCCCGAGACTTTTTCACGCGCTTTAGCGGAATTGGAAGAAGAGGGTCGCATTAAGATGAACCACAAGCAGATCCAGCTACTTTAA
- a CDS encoding DUF2249 domain-containing protein, whose protein sequence is MKEFVIEAQKIPAQQRHAHIFETFDNLDAGESILIINNHDPVPLLRQFEQNRADQFQPEYVEKGPDVWKLRLTKLKKEGCCGFCGN, encoded by the coding sequence ATGAAAGAGTTTGTAATCGAAGCGCAAAAAATCCCGGCTCAACAAAGACACGCCCATATTTTTGAAACTTTCGACAATTTGGACGCGGGGGAGAGCATTCTTATTATCAACAATCACGACCCCGTACCACTTTTAAGACAATTCGAACAAAATCGCGCGGATCAGTTTCAGCCCGAATATGTTGAAAAAGGTCCCGATGTTTGGAAATTGCGACTGACCAAACTAAAAAAAGAAGGTTGCTGCGGATTCTGCGGAAACTAA
- a CDS encoding MHYT domain-containing protein — protein MEMQTIWNPGLIVLSVVVATMASYVALDIILRIQQNLGRAHHLWLMIGALIMGMGIWSMHFIGMLAMKMPGMEMAYDVMLSLLSIVVAIAASALAFFIVSRKNVPMYSMVIGGIVMAIAIAGMHYIGMSSMRIPADIVWDQNLIALSIFIAAIASFAALGVSLRFRTSRNPLPLQVFASLLMGAAVSGMHYVGMKAATFVALPSTPSFADAVLGTNALAYVVGAVACVILLSALVGSIFDRILVRREREADEAIRMREAQLREAQAIAHVGSWEWNIRDNSVSLSDEMHAILALEKKPQSLINIYDIFRLVDSPDRERVENAFRKSLVYKTYLNIDYKLTPVVGSASRIVQSRGRIVQNDEGHVLKMIGTTQDITDLKVIEEELRQAQMELEQRVAERTSELNKSFEREKKAKEDAQAATLAKMQFLANMSHEIRTPMNAILGFADLLSSEPLSQEQKDHISRIDANGNQLLRLIDDILDLSKFEAGKVPVEKSAFYFMDLVDEVVSTFRLLAEKKKIQIHVQKQSSLPNRICSDQLRLRQILANLLGNAIKFTEKGTISLRLRAEHIYDKNILYIEVEDTGIGISEEGQKKLFQPFSQADSSIAKKFGGTGLGLILSRHIAKSLGGDLILERSKQGEGSLFLLSITSEDEEHMRGVKEAQKKVPANKVILEWDGEEKSILLAEDMPDNELLIRHYLKNSHFRIESAVDGFEVIEKATHDEFDVILMDVQMPGLDGLEATRRLRAHGYKKPIIALTAHALPEEVDNSLAAGCDAHLTKPVNRQNLLQAISEALTHH, from the coding sequence ATGGAGATGCAAACTATTTGGAATCCGGGCCTCATCGTTCTGTCTGTTGTGGTTGCCACAATGGCCTCTTACGTAGCTTTGGATATTATTCTGCGTATTCAGCAAAACTTGGGGCGTGCTCATCATCTTTGGCTGATGATCGGCGCGCTGATAATGGGAATGGGCATTTGGAGCATGCACTTCATTGGCATGCTTGCGATGAAAATGCCCGGAATGGAAATGGCCTATGATGTGATGCTGTCACTCCTTTCCATTGTCGTCGCGATTGCGGCTTCGGCCTTGGCATTCTTCATTGTCAGCAGAAAGAACGTGCCGATGTATTCGATGGTTATCGGTGGCATTGTGATGGCCATCGCAATCGCTGGCATGCACTACATCGGAATGAGTTCCATGCGCATCCCGGCAGATATTGTCTGGGATCAGAACTTAATAGCGCTTTCCATATTCATCGCCGCCATTGCTTCGTTTGCGGCCTTGGGAGTCTCTCTGCGTTTCAGAACCTCAAGAAATCCCCTGCCTCTACAGGTGTTTGCCAGTCTGCTGATGGGAGCCGCCGTTTCGGGCATGCATTATGTCGGCATGAAAGCCGCCACCTTTGTGGCTCTTCCATCCACCCCTTCTTTTGCGGATGCGGTGTTAGGCACGAATGCCCTGGCATACGTCGTTGGCGCCGTCGCCTGTGTCATTTTGCTTTCCGCTTTGGTCGGCTCGATCTTCGACCGTATTCTGGTGCGACGCGAGCGAGAGGCCGACGAGGCCATTCGTATGCGTGAAGCTCAGTTGCGAGAAGCCCAAGCCATCGCTCATGTTGGCAGTTGGGAATGGAATATCAGAGACAACTCGGTGTCCCTGTCGGACGAGATGCACGCCATTCTTGCTCTTGAAAAAAAACCGCAGAGTCTTATCAACATCTATGACATCTTTCGGCTGGTTGACAGTCCCGACCGCGAACGCGTGGAAAACGCATTCAGAAAAAGTTTGGTCTATAAAACCTATCTAAATATTGATTACAAACTTACGCCCGTCGTGGGAAGTGCTTCGCGTATTGTGCAAAGTCGCGGTCGAATTGTTCAGAATGACGAAGGCCACGTCCTGAAGATGATCGGCACCACGCAAGACATCACGGATCTAAAAGTGATTGAAGAAGAGCTGCGCCAGGCGCAGATGGAATTGGAACAGCGGGTGGCAGAAAGAACTTCCGAACTTAACAAGTCCTTTGAACGAGAAAAGAAAGCGAAGGAAGATGCCCAAGCGGCCACACTGGCGAAGATGCAGTTTTTAGCGAATATGAGTCACGAGATTCGCACACCGATGAATGCCATCTTGGGTTTTGCCGATTTGTTGTCTTCAGAACCTTTAAGCCAAGAACAAAAAGATCATATTTCCCGGATTGATGCCAACGGCAATCAACTTCTGCGCTTGATTGATGATATCCTGGATCTTTCAAAGTTTGAGGCTGGCAAAGTTCCCGTGGAAAAGTCGGCATTTTATTTTATGGATCTTGTCGACGAAGTGGTCAGCACATTTCGTCTGCTTGCTGAAAAAAAGAAGATTCAAATACACGTGCAAAAACAAAGCTCCTTACCAAACCGAATCTGCTCGGATCAATTGCGCTTACGTCAGATCTTGGCAAATCTTCTAGGCAATGCGATTAAGTTCACCGAAAAAGGGACTATTTCTCTTCGTCTGCGGGCCGAGCATATTTACGATAAAAATATTTTGTACATTGAAGTCGAAGATACGGGCATAGGGATTTCCGAAGAGGGTCAGAAAAAACTTTTCCAGCCATTCAGTCAGGCTGACAGCTCTATCGCCAAAAAATTCGGTGGCACGGGCCTTGGATTAATCCTGTCCCGACACATCGCCAAGTCTTTGGGGGGCGACCTGATTCTTGAAAGAAGTAAACAGGGGGAAGGAAGTCTGTTTCTTCTGTCAATCACCTCTGAAGATGAGGAACACATGAGAGGTGTCAAAGAGGCGCAAAAGAAGGTGCCGGCAAACAAAGTCATTCTTGAATGGGACGGCGAAGAAAAGAGCATCCTTTTGGCCGAGGACATGCCCGACAACGAGCTTTTGATTCGCCACTATCTTAAGAACAGTCATTTTCGTATTGAATCGGCAGTTGATGGCTTTGAGGTGATTGAAAAAGCCACCCATGATGAATTCGATGTGATCTTAATGGACGTACAAATGCCAGGCTTAGACGGCCTGGAGGCGACTCGGCGCCTGCGAGCCCACGGATACAAAAAACCCATTATCGCTTTGACCGCGCATGCGCTGCCAGAGGAAGTAGATAATTCTCTAGCCGCGGGATGCGATGCCCATCTGACCAAACCCGTGAATCGCCAAAATCTACTGCAAGCGATCAGCGAGGCCTTGACTCATCATTGA
- a CDS encoding formylglycine-generating enzyme family protein, which produces MKHYQSAFIAALLIMLPWSLVFASDRILIPAGEFQMPAVLNKKKTEVKAFYLDRHPVTNREFLEFVKSNPEWSKARIKRIFADKKYLQYWSEDFTLGDARYADMPVVEVSWYAARSYCFWKKGRLPTIAEWEYVASIPFRRGPALQTLILEWYGKSSEWPLPAVMSRMANSYGVHDMHGLIWEWVEDFNSSLVTGESRADTALDKNLFCGAGAAGAADPSDYAAFMRYAFRSSLKAAYTVQNLGFRCAQDKD; this is translated from the coding sequence ATGAAGCATTATCAATCCGCCTTTATTGCAGCTCTGTTGATAATGCTTCCCTGGTCGTTGGTCTTCGCCAGCGACCGCATTCTGATTCCTGCCGGCGAATTTCAAATGCCGGCAGTTCTCAATAAGAAGAAAACCGAAGTGAAGGCGTTCTATCTGGATCGCCATCCCGTGACTAACCGGGAATTTCTTGAATTTGTAAAGAGCAACCCCGAGTGGTCCAAAGCACGGATTAAAAGAATTTTCGCTGATAAAAAGTATCTGCAATACTGGAGTGAGGATTTCACGTTAGGCGATGCCCGATATGCCGATATGCCGGTCGTGGAAGTCAGTTGGTATGCGGCTCGCAGTTATTGTTTTTGGAAAAAGGGCCGTTTGCCGACCATTGCGGAATGGGAGTATGTGGCTTCTATTCCGTTCCGTCGCGGTCCTGCTTTGCAAACTTTGATTTTGGAGTGGTACGGAAAATCTTCCGAGTGGCCGTTGCCAGCGGTGATGAGTCGTATGGCCAACAGCTATGGAGTGCATGATATGCATGGCTTGATTTGGGAGTGGGTGGAGGACTTCAACTCTTCACTCGTGACCGGCGAGTCCCGTGCGGATACAGCTTTAGATAAAAATTTATTTTGTGGCGCCGGTGCGGCCGGAGCCGCCGACCCTTCAGACTACGCAGCGTTTATGCGTTACGCCTTTCGCAGCAGCTTGAAGGCCGCATACACCGTACAAAATTTGGGCTTTCGATGCGCCCAAGACAAGGATTGA
- the nrdD gene encoding anaerobic ribonucleoside-triphosphate reductase, which produces MLRLTEQQLNSKIKFIENYISAANAAEGSKFDANANVTHKNIATMESELNKDINIQVNRTLVRRKIQKLFGEELANEYLRQIEEHEIYVHDETSLKPYCASISMYPLLLDGLKQLGGESQAPQHLESFCGCFVNLVFAISSQFAGAIATVEWLMYFDHFARKDYGDDYLKTHERVINNHLQHVVYALNQPAAARGYQSVFWNISVYDESYFKSLFENFVFPNGDIPKWESVEKLQGHFMSWFNKERTKTILTFPVVTAAMLTNDQGPLNKSFAEMCAKELSEGNSFFMYMSDSADSLASCCRLRNEISDRTFSYSLGAGGVATGSINVITLNMNRIVQKNLNLLDAVEKIQKYQVAYRSLMQDYYDAGMLTAYSAGFISLDKQFLTIGINGMVEAAEFLGYEISNNASYKGFLKERLKIIFDSNREAREKYGYMFNTEFVPAENLGVKNASWDAADGLQAPRDCFNSYFYAVENDDVNAVDKMILHGAETMEYLDGGSALHLNLEEKLSASGFLKLINAAALTGCNYWCVNVKITICNVCEAIDKRTLHRCSHCGSDNVDHATRVIGYLKRISSFSTARQKEAAKRFYHVKAQHEKSWAGTSSPRAEIQPAT; this is translated from the coding sequence ATGCTTCGATTAACTGAGCAGCAGCTCAACAGCAAAATTAAATTCATTGAAAACTACATCAGCGCGGCCAACGCGGCAGAGGGATCAAAGTTCGATGCCAATGCCAACGTCACCCACAAAAATATTGCGACCATGGAATCGGAGTTAAATAAAGACATTAATATTCAGGTCAACCGCACACTGGTCCGTCGCAAAATTCAAAAACTTTTTGGTGAAGAGCTGGCCAATGAATACCTACGTCAAATTGAAGAACACGAAATCTACGTGCACGACGAAACTTCGCTGAAACCTTACTGTGCGTCGATCTCCATGTATCCTCTTCTGTTGGACGGACTTAAACAGCTGGGTGGCGAATCTCAAGCGCCACAACATCTGGAAAGCTTCTGTGGTTGCTTCGTGAATCTGGTGTTCGCCATTTCCTCGCAATTCGCGGGGGCTATCGCGACGGTGGAATGGTTGATGTATTTTGATCACTTTGCGCGTAAAGACTATGGCGACGATTATTTAAAAACGCACGAACGCGTGATCAACAATCATTTGCAGCACGTCGTGTATGCCTTGAATCAGCCGGCTGCGGCACGAGGTTATCAGTCGGTCTTCTGGAATATTTCCGTTTACGATGAATCCTATTTTAAATCCCTTTTTGAAAACTTTGTTTTCCCCAATGGCGATATTCCAAAATGGGAAAGCGTTGAAAAACTGCAAGGTCACTTCATGTCCTGGTTCAATAAGGAAAGAACTAAAACCATTCTGACCTTCCCTGTGGTCACGGCGGCGATGTTGACCAATGACCAAGGACCTCTCAATAAAAGTTTTGCCGAAATGTGCGCCAAGGAACTAAGTGAAGGCAACAGCTTCTTTATGTACATGAGTGATTCTGCCGATAGCCTGGCCAGTTGCTGTCGTTTGCGCAATGAAATTTCCGATCGCACTTTCAGCTATTCCTTAGGCGCCGGCGGCGTCGCTACAGGTTCCATCAACGTGATCACACTGAACATGAATCGCATCGTGCAGAAAAATCTGAACTTGTTAGACGCTGTTGAAAAGATTCAAAAGTATCAGGTCGCATATCGATCTCTGATGCAGGACTATTACGATGCGGGCATGTTGACTGCCTACTCGGCTGGATTCATCAGTCTGGACAAACAGTTTTTAACTATTGGAATCAATGGCATGGTGGAAGCTGCCGAGTTTTTAGGGTACGAGATTTCAAATAATGCCAGCTACAAAGGCTTCTTGAAAGAACGTCTTAAGATTATCTTTGATTCAAATCGCGAAGCTCGTGAAAAATATGGCTACATGTTCAATACCGAATTTGTTCCGGCAGAAAATCTGGGCGTGAAAAACGCCTCTTGGGATGCGGCCGACGGCTTACAGGCACCGCGTGATTGCTTCAACTCGTACTTCTACGCCGTTGAAAATGATGACGTGAATGCCGTCGATAAAATGATTCTGCATGGAGCGGAAACCATGGAATACCTAGATGGTGGATCGGCCCTGCATTTGAATCTGGAAGAAAAGTTAAGCGCCAGCGGCTTTTTGAAGCTGATCAATGCGGCGGCTTTGACCGGATGCAATTACTGGTGTGTGAACGTTAAGATCACTATCTGTAACGTCTGTGAAGCCATCGACAAACGCACACTTCACCGCTGTTCGCATTGCGGAAGCGACAATGTTGACCATGCGACGCGAGTGATTGGCTATCTAAAAAGAATCTCGTCCTTCAGTACGGCCCGACAAAAAGAAGCGGCTAAGCGCTTCTATCATGTGAAGGCCCAACACGAAAAATCTTGGGCAGGAACATCCAGCCCCAGAGCAGAGATCCAGCCAGCCACGTAA
- a CDS encoding NnrS family protein: protein MEQNQLDAYRIFFPAGWLLSIWGVLLWILFPWNLVSYPGLYHPEIMMGGFFLCFVCGFLMTAVPRFTSTFGPSKMDQLLSFGVIGILFISLVFTKKIYFYGAVLLCFSFLIYFSGRRFLVRKQNPPDSFIFVGVGLISAFFGVLILFLSEFMNVPTKFYGFGRGLFLQCYILCLILGVGSRLIPALLGWGPLPNQPQKTSRNVMIFGGMAVLFVLSYFCENVMGHILGANVIRAVLVTIISLKFWKIYKLPHRRAMQTWGLWGSAWALVLSFWGLVFAPSFRIHILHIIYVSGMGLMTFMIAVRVVLSHGNHNMQIEKSSKLLGLGAFLLFLAGLTRFSAGIAPQIYQSHLLYAAVTWLAGSLLWGWMFLPKIFRVGPSHDRSA, encoded by the coding sequence ATGGAGCAAAATCAACTTGATGCTTACCGAATTTTCTTTCCTGCCGGCTGGCTCTTATCCATCTGGGGCGTACTCTTGTGGATTCTATTTCCGTGGAATCTGGTCTCTTATCCTGGGTTGTATCATCCCGAAATTATGATGGGGGGCTTTTTCCTTTGTTTCGTTTGTGGCTTCTTGATGACGGCGGTTCCGCGCTTCACCTCCACCTTCGGACCCAGTAAAATGGATCAGCTTTTGTCGTTTGGGGTGATCGGAATTCTTTTTATCAGTTTGGTGTTTACGAAGAAGATCTATTTTTATGGCGCCGTTCTTTTGTGTTTTTCGTTTTTAATTTATTTTTCCGGTCGGCGTTTTTTAGTGCGCAAACAAAACCCACCGGACTCGTTTATTTTTGTGGGCGTGGGATTGATATCCGCCTTTTTCGGCGTTTTAATTCTGTTTTTGTCTGAGTTCATGAATGTGCCAACAAAGTTTTATGGTTTTGGCCGAGGACTTTTTCTTCAGTGTTACATTTTGTGCCTGATTTTGGGTGTAGGATCACGATTGATTCCCGCGTTGCTGGGCTGGGGACCGCTGCCCAATCAGCCCCAAAAAACATCACGCAATGTGATGATATTTGGGGGCATGGCCGTTCTTTTCGTTCTTTCTTACTTTTGCGAAAACGTGATGGGTCACATCCTGGGAGCTAATGTAATTCGTGCTGTTCTGGTGACAATCATCAGTTTGAAGTTCTGGAAGATCTATAAGCTGCCGCACCGACGCGCGATGCAGACTTGGGGGCTTTGGGGTTCGGCATGGGCATTGGTATTGTCATTTTGGGGCTTGGTTTTTGCGCCCAGCTTCCGCATTCACATTCTGCATATTATCTATGTTTCGGGAATGGGCTTGATGACCTTTATGATTGCGGTCCGGGTGGTGTTGTCGCACGGAAACCATAATATGCAGATAGAAAAAAGCTCCAAACTTTTAGGGCTTGGAGCTTTCTTGCTATTCTTGGCTGGTTTGACCCGATTTTCTGCGGGAATTGCCCCGCAGATTTATCAGTCTCATCTTTTATATGCCGCCGTTACGTGGCTGGCTGGATCTCTGCTCTGGGGCTGGATGTTCCTGCCCAAGATTTTTCGTGTTGGGCCTTCACATGATAGAAGCGCTTAG
- a CDS encoding Crp/Fnr family transcriptional regulator: MNEIVRRLKSLEGFNKASELELREWASFMKCRRVPARQILYNKGEPISEIYIILCGSVRIFDSPDLSDKKIFNFLGRGEYLGIAMAGLPDPHQPATAQCIEDCTFISMPLNIYNELLKRLPEVRRIVNCQISQRFLELQNDICISHQLTPSRVAELLMRLLARQEFKSTNRLQIPLTRVDIAERIGAQSETVIRIMSQWTKKGWIRTDEKHIEVLQPEALEALRHGKNCKRTSRSASDPAENDL; this comes from the coding sequence ATGAATGAGATTGTCCGTCGACTGAAATCCTTAGAAGGTTTTAATAAAGCATCCGAATTAGAATTGCGGGAATGGGCTTCATTTATGAAATGCCGTCGTGTTCCAGCGCGCCAGATACTTTATAATAAAGGCGAACCCATCAGCGAAATATATATAATCTTGTGTGGCTCGGTGCGAATTTTTGACTCGCCCGACTTATCAGATAAAAAGATCTTTAACTTTCTGGGACGCGGCGAATATCTAGGTATTGCTATGGCCGGACTACCCGATCCCCACCAGCCCGCCACTGCTCAATGTATTGAGGACTGTACTTTTATCTCAATGCCTCTCAATATATATAATGAACTATTGAAGCGCTTACCCGAAGTTCGACGTATTGTGAACTGTCAGATTTCTCAGCGCTTTCTGGAGCTGCAAAATGATATTTGCATCTCGCATCAGTTAACACCGTCCCGGGTGGCGGAGCTTTTAATGCGTCTTTTAGCGAGGCAGGAATTTAAAAGTACAAATCGTCTGCAGATACCTTTAACCCGCGTGGATATTGCGGAACGTATCGGGGCGCAAAGTGAGACCGTCATCCGCATCATGAGTCAGTGGACGAAAAAAGGCTGGATCCGCACCGATGAAAAACATATCGAAGTGCTGCAGCCAGAGGCTTTGGAGGCTCTACGCCATGGTAAAAATTGTAAAAGAACTTCGCGATCAGCATCAGACCCTGCTGAAAATGATCTCTGA
- the nirK gene encoding copper-containing nitrite reductase, with translation MSSLKTITLGTLAALSFAVHGAWASDNIKGEEVAVLTDAPEVPPPITRKHATKVIVHLETKEVKMRLADGVDYTFWTFGGKVPGKFIRIREGDHVQFHLHNHPSSKLPHNIDLHAVTGQGGGAEGSFTAPGHSSTFNFKALNPGLYVYHCATAPVGMHIANGMYGLILVEPKDGLPKVDREFYVMQSEFYTKGKYGAPGLQPFSMAKAVEENADYVVFNGNVGALAGDKALKAKVGETVRLFVGNGGPNLVSSFHVIGEIFDKVYIEGGKLVNEHVQTTLIPAGGSAIVDFKTQTTGTFILVDHSIFRAFNKGALGMLKVEGEADKEVYSGKTEDGIYQPEGGVIQEIGSEAPKVIPAKTLEQRLSAGKRIYESSCFACHQTNGQGLPGAFPPLAKSDFLNGSKEKSISAVVNGLEGPIKVNGKEFNSVMPAQMLSDEDAANVLTYVYSVWGNSKKVVTPQEVKAQRKK, from the coding sequence ATGTCATCATTGAAGACTATCACATTAGGAACACTGGCAGCCCTCAGCTTCGCCGTTCACGGAGCCTGGGCATCTGACAATATCAAAGGAGAAGAGGTGGCGGTATTGACGGATGCGCCTGAAGTTCCTCCTCCCATAACTAGAAAGCATGCGACGAAAGTCATCGTTCATTTAGAGACTAAAGAAGTCAAAATGCGCTTGGCGGATGGTGTGGACTATACTTTCTGGACCTTCGGTGGAAAAGTGCCGGGAAAATTTATTCGCATTCGTGAAGGCGATCATGTTCAATTTCATTTGCACAACCATCCGTCCAGCAAACTGCCACACAACATCGACTTGCATGCGGTAACTGGTCAAGGGGGTGGAGCGGAAGGAAGTTTCACGGCACCAGGGCACAGCTCGACATTTAATTTTAAAGCTCTCAACCCAGGGTTGTACGTTTACCACTGTGCGACGGCACCGGTCGGTATGCACATCGCGAACGGAATGTACGGATTGATTTTAGTGGAACCCAAAGACGGTCTGCCTAAAGTCGACCGCGAGTTCTATGTCATGCAAAGTGAATTTTACACTAAAGGTAAATACGGCGCTCCAGGCTTGCAGCCATTCAGTATGGCAAAAGCTGTGGAAGAAAATGCGGATTATGTCGTTTTCAACGGAAACGTCGGAGCTCTTGCTGGTGACAAGGCTTTGAAGGCCAAGGTCGGTGAAACTGTTCGTCTATTTGTCGGTAACGGCGGACCGAATCTAGTATCTTCGTTCCACGTCATCGGAGAAATTTTTGATAAAGTCTACATTGAAGGCGGAAAGTTGGTGAATGAGCATGTGCAAACAACTCTCATTCCTGCCGGTGGTTCTGCGATTGTTGATTTCAAAACTCAGACAACAGGAACCTTCATTCTTGTCGATCACTCTATCTTCAGAGCTTTCAATAAAGGGGCTTTGGGAATGTTGAAAGTGGAAGGCGAGGCCGATAAAGAAGTTTACTCTGGAAAAACCGAAGATGGTATCTACCAGCCTGAAGGTGGTGTGATCCAGGAAATCGGCAGTGAAGCTCCTAAAGTCATTCCTGCAAAAACGTTGGAGCAACGTCTTTCTGCCGGAAAACGCATTTACGAGTCTTCTTGCTTCGCCTGCCATCAAACGAATGGACAAGGACTGCCTGGAGCTTTCCCTCCATTGGCTAAGTCGGACTTCTTAAATGGCAGCAAAGAGAAATCAATCTCTGCAGTTGTGAATGGTTTGGAAGGTCCCATCAAAGTCAATGGCAAGGAGTTCAACTCGGTCATGCCGGCGCAAATGCTCAGCGATGAAGATGCCGCCAATGTCTTGACTTATGTTTACAGTGTTTGGGGCAACTCGAAGAAGGTTGTAACACCTCAAGAGGTTAAAGCCCAAAGGAAGAAATAG